Part of the Rhinoderma darwinii isolate aRhiDar2 chromosome 2, aRhiDar2.hap1, whole genome shotgun sequence genome, TGCTTATAATGAAGCTCAGTGTAAATGGTTAAACAATTGTCGGTATAAGCATGAATGTTCCTTTTGTGGGGGTTCGCACCCAATGTGTCGCTGTTTTAAAAGAGCAAACCAGTCTCAACCCCCTAGTTCCAAAGAACAGTTATCCAAAAGCATGGACGCCAGTGAAATTAATAAGAATGGCGCCTTGGCTAGAAATGTTcccagacagggagaaagctaatttaatttttaacggttttaagtttggttttgatatcccttctttcaaaggatctggttgttgctgggtggataatttgaaatccatccagcagcataaggatattgtgcatcagaaaatcctgaaagagcttgaaactggcaggatcgctggtccttttatacatccgccgtttacaaactttagactttcacctttaggaattgtccctaagaaggaattgaattcattccgtttaatacatcacctttcttacccgtttaaggcttcattaaacgatgatgctgacaagtctaaagcgacagtacactatgcttcgtttgatcaggctgtctctttattgagacagtttggtcaaaatgcttttttagcaaaagctgatatcaaatcagctttccgtttactaccagttaaccctgcaggtttcaactctctaggttttcaatttgaaggtgattatttttatgacaaatgtttaccaatgggtttttctttatcttgtttctattttgaggcattttcatcctttttacattgggtagtgcagaagcaaattccggatggaggtgttctgcactatcttgatgactttttgtttataggtgatgctagttctgagttatgttattccttattgttaaaatttgtcgagtttatgaaattttttggtgttccgttagctgaagagaagactgtgtttccatgtaggtcattagaatttttaggtattagaatagattctgagagaatggaatttagtttaccagaggaaaaattgttaaagttaagggtttctttagtcagtatgttagctaggaagaaatgttcattacgtgatatgcagtcactgttagggttgttgagctttgcctctagagttattcctatgggaagagttttttcaaagcgactgtatttttcaacaaggggtcttaagtcacctaggtcccatattaggttaacggttcagctaaaagaagatttagctgtatggctagaatttttatctaaatttaatggacgcagttgctggcagtttaattttgaggattctgactctttgtctttatttacggatgcagccggtagtatgggctacggggcattctttaatggtcaatggtcggctgagttatggcccagtgcttggcgtgtaagcaaagttacttcaaatattgtcttattggaattatttccggttttggtagccatagttgtatggggtcattattttaagaataggagaattttgttgtttacggataacaaaggtgtggtctttgcaattaacacattatcttcaaaatgtgaattagtagttaagatattaagacatttaactttatgttgtctgaagttgaacatctggttgaaagctagctatatagaaggaaaaaagaatgatatagcagattcattatctcgttgtcagtggcggaggttcagaacgatggcaccagaagcggagctttgtggaattccgtgtcctcctcatttatggaatctgatttgggactaatctatgttaatattcagagatccttggctccaagaacatgggctgattattcagctgcttggaaggagtgggttaatttctgtgttaatgagaactgtaatttctttcataatgaggtaggtctagttttaaaatttgtatgtagcctgattagtaggagactgtcatttgcctccatttctaagtctctggcaggcatctctttctttcttaaattaaacagttgtccggctatttcttcgctcttcccagttaagcagcttttgaaaggttaccataggtcagctccggttgtggaaagacgaaggcctatttcattagatttgttgttaaaattattcaatgtgttacatttagtttgttttagtaattttgaagtgtgtttgtttagaacagcatttgtgttaatgttctttgcagccttgagaataagcgaattggtggcagagagtaaagtttcagtcccgggcctttcatttcaggatgttagttgcaaaattgaccatgttttgttattgttaaaaaaatctaagacagatcaattaggaaaaggtcgtttggttagaattaatcagttttcgggttctgttctttgcccagtttctaatgttaaacattggttgtcaatcaggccgagtcttggggttgctttcctgattcatcagaatggggatcagctgtccagatttcagtttaactctgttttaaagaaatgtttgaagtccctgaagttggagcatttaaaaatatcctcccattcgtttagaataggtgcagctacggaagctgcacagttaggaattgatgaagggattataaaaagaattggaaggtgggagtctaatagatttaaactttatgttcgaccagacttgttagtagtgtaattatatatccacaggtaagcgtttggttgtttggatccttggccactcttttatattttgggcacagaagagagccgcgagaaggtcctatacagaaaatttgtctatggatccgctagttttttcggttttttggcatggggtaaggggtttgcaatggaagaacgtgttttctttagttaaatcactgagttcttattggccggatccgaatttaattatcatccatgctggaggcaatgacctaggtaaagaaaagactttggacttactttgggaaatgagaagggatatagccttgataaaatgtattttccctgacgctactatttccttttcagagattattccaagactgctatggtcctctggaaattataagtttttgaatcgaatccgtaaaaggattaatagagccatgtctaaatacatgtcggtcctcggtggtctttcttatagacacagtgaccttgaagacctcacagacgggctgttcagaaatgattgtatacatctttctgatgtgggtatcgacattttcaatttgggcctgcagaatttaattgaagaatggctgcggtgttttggggggcccatgtcttggtaatgtcatggcttgtggggtttgtcacccagctaatgctgggcggacttggtttttattggtcaaaatatttatattttattatttattcgattatttatggttattctcttcgaattattttatcttaggttacccttaataaacaccgtggccatttttatcca contains:
- the LOC142742159 gene encoding uncharacterized protein LOC142742159 isoform X2 encodes the protein MDVLLMELIRRAESEGGENWLRQCLAAAPSREVEGRSELTGLENDIEEAVSPAGSSLEVPSSAAAKRMKSAAESSLRVERSSGRSLQVPELERRRPTVSSKKVAHSAESAQQVPAQLANPLARSLVRERETTGWSGTPSCSKDGVEDTAEAPASLVLEAAQDFSSELQPRKRSRKTRVAYSPPPPVSRRRRGPRSQLSCQQVSPGSTGTQQEVAEVVHDPGQVEQSVAEVQNDGTRSGALWNSVSSSFMESDLGLIYVNIQRSLAPRTWADYSAAWKEWVNFCVNENCNFFHNEVGLVLKFVCSLISRRLSFASISKSLAGISFFLKLNSCPAISSLFPVKQLLKGYHRSAPVVERRRPISLDLLLKLFNVLHLVCFSNFEVCLFRTAFVLMFFAALRISELVAESKVSVPGLSFQDVSCKIDHVLLLLKKSKTDQLGKGRLVRINQFSGSVLCPVSNVKHWLSIRPSLGVAFLIHQNGDQLSRFQFNSVLKKCLKSLKLEHLKISSHSFRIGAATEAAQLGIDEGIIKRIGRWESNRFKLYVRPDLLVV